CCTCGGCAGCAATCAGTtgacgagcctgccggcggagatcgggcagctcacggcGCTGACGGAGCTGAACCTCACCGAAAATCAGCTGACGAACGTGCCGGcagagatcgggcagctcacgtcaCTGGTGAAGCTGAACCTCACCAAAAATCAGCTGACGAACGTGCCGGCGGAGTTCTGGcggctcacgtcgctggggGAGTTGTACCTCGACGAcaatcggctgacgagcgtgccggcggatatcgggcagctcacgtcgctgacgtgGTTGGGCCTCtacggcaatcagctgacgagtgtgccggctgagatcgggcagctcacgtcgctggagttGTTGCGCCTCAGCagcaatcagctgacgagcgtgccggcggagattcgGCAGCTCAGGTCGCTGGAGAGGTTGGATCTCagcggcaatcagctgacgagcgtgccgttggagatcgggcagctcacggcGATGACGGAGTTATACCTCAGctacaatcagctgacgagtttgccggcggagatcgggcagctcacgtcgctggagaagTTGTACCTCGGCGACAATCGGCTGACAagtgtgccggcggagatcgggcagctcacgtcgctgtgGGGTTTGTACCTCAacgacaatcagctgacgagcgtgccggcggagatcgggcagctcacatCACTGGAGATTTTTCAACTCGAgcgcaatcagctgacgagcttgccaACGGAgg
This DNA window, taken from Micromonas commoda chromosome 2, complete sequence, encodes the following:
- a CDS encoding predicted protein, which gives rise to MENGRVVELALADCGLTGAVPAEVGRLTALRELNVARNALTLLPAEIGQLTSLRELCLTGNQLTSVPADIGQLTSLERLWLHGNRLTSVPAEIGQFAALIELWLWGNKLTSVPEEIGQLTSLTYLHLGSNQLTSLPAEIGQLTALTELNLTENQLTNVPAEIGQLTSLVKLNLTKNQLTNVPAEFWRLTSLGELYLDDNRLTSVPADIGQLTSLTWLGLYGNQLTSVPAEIGQLTSLELLRLSSNQLTSVPAEIRQLRSLERLDLSGNQLTSVPLEIGQLTAMTELYLSYNQLTSLPAEIGQLTSLEKLYLGDNRLTSVPAEIGQLTSLWGLYLNDNQLTSVPAEIGQLTSLEIFQLERNQLTSLPTEVGQLTSLVEFRLRSNQLTSVPAAILELEAAGCDVDLDDGVTVDE